The following coding sequences are from one Paenarthrobacter ureafaciens window:
- the dnaG gene encoding DNA primase: protein MAGLIKREDIDEVRQRTDIKEIVDGYVTLKTAGLGSFKGLCPFHDERSPSFTVRPQVGRYHCFGCGEDGDAISFIQKIDHSSFHEAVEKLAARIGYELRYEDGGTGPSREEVGKRQRLLDAHKIADEFFRAQLLTPGAGEARSFLDGRGFDRAAAEHFGVGYAPQGWDALLKHLRGRGFTDAELKLTGMFSEGNRGIYDRFRGRLIWPIRDIAGDTIGFGARKLYEDDQGPKYLNTPETTLYKKSQVLYGIDLAKRSIAKDRQLVVVEGYTDVMACHLAGITTAVATCGTAFGTEHIKIARRLLSDDGTGGEVVFTFDGDAAGQKAALRAFEEDQRFVAQTYVAVEPTGADPCDLRQLKGDPAVRELISSRKPLFEFAIRATLRKHNLDTVEGRVAALREAAPVVAQIRDTGIRPAYTRELAGWLGMPIEEVSRYVGAAAKRAASGGTPNGQPEQPTAATAPPSNAPAFNRPDPRDPVAGMERQALEVVLQEPSVLGGGNWERFEASHFSTPAYAAVHAGIRATGVAQAADPVAWVERVRQEVPDPLRPLVSELAVTPLPASTPEAMQRYCRDILARLFELQITRIKADKMGQLQRLDAAAYPEEFQRLNRELMQLEMQRRALRAEA from the coding sequence GTGGCTGGCTTGATCAAACGTGAAGATATCGACGAAGTACGCCAGCGCACGGACATCAAGGAAATCGTCGATGGCTACGTCACCCTCAAGACGGCCGGGCTGGGCAGTTTCAAGGGATTGTGTCCCTTCCATGATGAGCGTTCCCCGTCCTTCACCGTCCGCCCGCAGGTAGGCCGCTACCACTGCTTCGGTTGCGGGGAGGACGGCGATGCCATTTCCTTCATCCAGAAAATTGACCACAGCTCTTTCCATGAGGCCGTGGAAAAGCTCGCCGCCCGGATCGGCTACGAGCTCCGGTACGAGGACGGCGGAACGGGTCCCAGCCGCGAAGAAGTGGGCAAGCGGCAGCGCCTCCTTGATGCCCACAAAATTGCCGACGAGTTCTTTCGTGCCCAACTCCTGACCCCCGGTGCAGGGGAAGCCCGCAGCTTCCTGGACGGCCGCGGATTCGACCGCGCCGCGGCAGAACACTTCGGGGTGGGGTACGCGCCGCAGGGCTGGGACGCGCTGCTGAAGCACCTCCGCGGCCGCGGCTTCACGGACGCGGAGCTGAAGCTGACGGGCATGTTTTCCGAAGGCAACAGGGGCATCTACGACCGTTTTCGCGGCAGGCTCATCTGGCCTATCCGCGACATCGCGGGGGATACCATCGGCTTCGGCGCCAGGAAGCTCTACGAGGACGACCAAGGCCCCAAGTACCTGAATACGCCCGAGACCACGCTGTACAAGAAGTCCCAGGTCCTCTACGGCATCGACCTCGCCAAACGCAGTATCGCCAAGGACCGGCAGCTGGTGGTGGTGGAGGGATATACGGATGTCATGGCCTGCCACCTGGCAGGAATCACGACGGCGGTGGCCACGTGCGGAACCGCGTTCGGCACCGAACACATCAAGATCGCCCGGCGCCTGCTTTCCGACGACGGCACCGGGGGAGAGGTGGTGTTTACCTTTGACGGCGACGCAGCCGGCCAGAAGGCGGCGCTGCGGGCGTTCGAGGAAGACCAGCGCTTCGTCGCCCAGACGTACGTCGCGGTGGAACCCACGGGCGCCGATCCCTGCGACCTGCGCCAGCTCAAAGGTGATCCTGCTGTGCGTGAGCTGATCAGCAGCCGCAAGCCCCTGTTCGAGTTCGCCATCCGCGCCACCCTTCGCAAGCACAACCTGGATACCGTGGAGGGCCGGGTGGCTGCCCTGCGCGAAGCCGCTCCTGTGGTGGCACAAATCCGCGACACCGGAATCCGGCCTGCCTACACCCGGGAACTCGCCGGGTGGCTTGGCATGCCCATCGAGGAAGTCAGCCGCTACGTAGGGGCTGCCGCCAAGCGTGCTGCCTCAGGTGGCACCCCCAACGGCCAGCCGGAGCAGCCGACGGCGGCGACAGCACCGCCGTCGAACGCTCCGGCATTCAACCGTCCGGACCCGCGCGATCCCGTGGCGGGCATGGAGCGGCAGGCGCTCGAGGTGGTGCTTCAGGAACCCTCCGTCCTGGGCGGGGGGAACTGGGAACGCTTCGAAGCATCGCATTTCTCGACGCCGGCCTATGCCGCTGTTCATGCGGGAATCAGGGCAACCGGTGTTGCCCAGGCAGCGGACCCCGTGGCCTGGGTGGAAAGGGTGCGGCAGGAAGTGCCGGACCCCTTGCGTCCCCTCGTCTCGGAGCTCGCCGTCACCCCGCTGCCGGCCAGCACGCCCGAAGCGATGCAAAGGTATTGCCGGGACATTCTGGCCCGGTTGTTCGAGTTGCAGATCACCCGCATCAAAGCGGACAAGATGGGGCAGCTGCAGCGCTTGGATGCGGCTGCGTACCCGGAAGAATTCCAGCGCCTGAACCGTGAGCTGATGCAGTTGGAGATGCAGCGGCGGGCGCTTCGGGCCGAGGCGTGA